A single Saccopteryx bilineata isolate mSacBil1 chromosome 9, mSacBil1_pri_phased_curated, whole genome shotgun sequence DNA region contains:
- the SERTAD1 gene encoding SERTA domain-containing protein 1, with amino-acid sequence MMLSKGLKRKREKEEEKEALEVNAWWLDSGHPAVAQAPPAGASSSLFDLSVLKLHHSLRQSEPDLRHLVLVVNTLRRIQASMTPTAALPSVPSPPADPSVADNLLASSDAALSASMASLLEDLSHIEGLSQASQPLVDEGPPGCPVGGAPPSLGALDLLGPATGCLLDDGLEGLFEDIDTSMYDIDTSMYDSELWAPTSEGLKPGPEDGSGKEEAPELDEAPELDEAELDYLMDVLVGTQALERPPGPGH; translated from the coding sequence atGATGCTGAGCAAGGGCCTGAAGCGCAAgcgggagaaggaggaggagaaggaagccctGGAAGTGAATGCCTGGTGGCTGGATTCTGGCCACCCTGCAGTGGCACAGGCACCCCCAGCTGGGGCCTCCAGTTCCCTCTTTGACCTTTCAGTGCTCAAGCTTCACCACAGCCTGCGGCAGAGTGAGCCAGACCTACGGCACCTGGTACTGGTAGTGAACACACTGCGGCGCATCCAGGCGTCCATGACACCCACAGCTGCCCTGCCATCTGTGCCCAGCCCACCGGCAGACCCTAGTGTGGCTGACAACCTGCTGGCCAGCTCAGATGCTGCCCTCTCAGCCTCCATGGCCAGTCTCCTGGAGGACCTCAGCCATATTGAGGGCTTGAGCCAGGCCTCCCAGCCCCTGGTGGATGAGGGACCACCAGGCTGCCCTGTGGGGGGAGCCCCACCCAGCCTGGGTGCCTTGGACTTGTTGGGACCAGCCACTGGCTGTCTGCTGGACGATGGGCTTGAGGGCCTGTTTGAGGACATTGACACTTCCATGTACGACATTGACACTTCCATGTACGACAGTGAACTTTGGGCACCAACCTCAGAGGGACTCAAACCTGGCCCTGAAGATGGGTCGGGCAAGGAGGAGGCTCCAGAGCTAGATGAGGCTCCAGAGCTAGATGAGGCTGAGCTGGACTACCTCATGGATGTTCTGGTGGGCACACAGGCACTAGAGCGGCCACCAGGGCCGGGGCACTGA